A single genomic interval of Spinacia oleracea cultivar Varoflay chromosome 6, BTI_SOV_V1, whole genome shotgun sequence harbors:
- the LOC110777680 gene encoding protein FAR1-RELATED SEQUENCE 5-like produces the protein MVMMMMMMMARAISDDVDDEDGSPSSSSFTGFEMFVASDILKTEYKAKGVSKIGVGELEARPHMMDRIRFKCKKGGIEKSEGSNVTGCKMFVYGRVKNGEFVLVNCDLNHNHPLSPDCSRMMVNYRSIDGPTFDRIMINERAGVSIIRNFGTQLIEKGGFDNMTFNKKDVRNAIAVERRKTMFEKGDAAGLEEYHMPFAPFVSVNHHGKSIVFAAALTSHEDTESFIWAFEEWLKCMGKPPKGILTDQDKAIGRAISEVFSGVPHRLCLWHMLQNASRNLGKLAEWKSIDTLIRTAVHDMVDPNEFDEAWCLVMDKYNQRGKGWMQDAYDNRRQWAPAYNRGTFWAGMSSTQRSEGMNRYFKIHVDLECGLVQFIKNYEFCMNIKAEEEKEDNFDSVDTPPQLDVDKSVLAEYVFHKVYTNAMFADFVHERKGLTHTNVTRTDSLGSLVLYRADEKLTSPHWRKRYKSYNVKVDKVKGELSCSCLLFEFRGILCRHILKAMDVEDFQFVPEKYILDRWRKQVRSYEIIRVSYYDPEESKRLAKAKELTQRHNYLRELAMHNEEAYKL, from the exons CCTTCGTCTTCTTCGTTTACAG GTTTTGAGATGTTTGTGGCAAGTGACATTTTAAAGACGGAGTACAAAGCTAAGGGTGTTTCTAAAATAGGTGTTGGAGAACTTGAGGCTAGGCCGCATATGATGGATAGAATAAGGTTTAAATGTAAGAAGGGAGGGATTGAAAAAAGTGAAGGGTCTAATGTTACTGGTTGCAAAATGTTTGTTTATGGTAGAGTGAAAAATGGAGAGTTCGTACTTGTTAATTGTGATTTAAATCATAATCACCCTCTAAGTCCCGATTGTAGTAGAATGATGGTTAATTATAGAAGCATTGATGGACCGACCTTTGATAGGATAATGATAAATGAAAGGGCGGGTGTTAGCATCATTAGAAACTTCGGGACGCAATTGATTGAAAAAGGTGGTTTTGATAATATGACATTTAACAAAAAGGATGTGAGGAACGCCATAGCTGTTGAACGTCGTAAAACAATGTTTGAGAAAGGAGATGCTGCCGGTCTTGAAGA GTATCATATGCCATTTGCTCCCTTTGTTAGCGTCAACCATCATGGTAAATCGATAGTCTTCGCTGCCGCTTTAACCTCACACGAAGACACTGAATCATTTATTTGGGCGTTTGAGGAATGGCTGAAGTGCATGGGGAAGCCTCCCAAGGGTATTTTGACCGATCAAGACAAGGCAATAGGTAGAGCCATAAGTGAAGTTTTCTCCGGTGTTCCACACAGGCTTTGTTTGTGGCACATGTTACAGAATGCTTCTCGCAATCTAGGCAAGCTTGCAGAATGGAAAAGCATTGATACACTCATCCGAACAGCTGTCCACGATATGGTTGATCCTAATGAGTTTGATGAGGCTTGGTGCCTTGTGATGGACAAATATAATCAACGTGGTAAGGGGTGGATGCAGGATGCGTATGATAACCGTCGGCAATGGGCACCAGCCTACAACCGAGGCACATTTTGGGCTGGAATGTCATCTACCCAAAGAAGTGAAGGAATGAATCGTTACTTCAAAATTCATGTAGACTTAGAATGTGGATTAGTCCAGTTTATTAAGAACTACGAGTTTTGTATGAATATAAAGGCTGAGGAAGAGAAGGAGGATAATTTTGATAGTGTAGATACGCCTCCTCAACTTGATGTCGATAAGAGTGTGTTAGCCGAGTATGTTTTCCATAAGGTTTACACGAACGCGATGTTCGCTGATTTTGTGCATGAGCGTAAAGGTTTAACCCACACAAATGTTACCAGAACTGATTCACTAGGGTCACTTGTATTGTATAGAGCAGATGAGAAGCTAACCTCCCCCCATTGGAGGAAAAGGTATAAGAGCTATAACGTTAAAGTAGATAAGGTTAAAGGGGAGCTAAGTTGTTCATGCCTGTTGTTTGAATTTAGAGGTATTTTATGTAGGCACATATTGAAAGCCATGGATGTGGAGGATTTTCAATTTGTACCGGAAAAGTATATACTCGATAGATGGAGGAAGCAAGTTAGGTCATACGAGATCATTAGGGTTTCATACTATGATCCGGAAGAATCTAAACGGCTAGCAAAAGCTAAAGAGCTCACTCAAAGGCATAATTATTTGAGAGAATTAGCCATGCATAATGAGGAAGCCTACAAGTTGTAA